In Malus sylvestris chromosome 15, drMalSylv7.2, whole genome shotgun sequence, a single genomic region encodes these proteins:
- the LOC126603741 gene encoding glutamate receptor 2.8-like isoform X2 — translation MNSRPSKREYSNMTKNPMIEPVFLFFLFFKIFFVGAQNTTLIPVHVGVVLDLDTGYGKVGMSCIDMALADFYASHAGYKTRLVLHKRDSAEDVVVAATAAIDLIKNEKVQAIIGLESSMQASFVIELGDKAQVPIISFSATSPSLHGSYFFRIAQNDSSQVKAISSVIQAFGWTEAVPISVDNEFGKGVIPYLTTALQGVGTRVPYWSFIPSTATDEEIVAELRKLMSMRTRVFIVHMSPYIGSQFFSKAKDFGMMGEGYVWIMTNGMTNSFISSSSSVDIDNMQGVLGLKTYVPITRELESFRARWQTKFRQDNPTIPSVKLDIFGLWAYDAAWALAMAVEKVGTTNFHFQKMKDFGNSTGLERLEVSQSGPELVRELSGTRFRGISGYFCLINRQLQSSTFQIVNVNDNGERGIGYWTAKNGLVRNIKSNRNTSRHSNSNASLGPIIWPGDTTSVPRGWQISTNGTLKVLVPAKLMYDELVNVTYDSRTGTTKVTGYCIDVFTAVIEALPYPAPFEFCPFAKPNGERAGSYNDMFNQVALGKYDALVGDITIRANRSLYVDFTLPYTEAGVSMVVPVKGNNGAKNTWVFLKPLTWDLWVTSCCFFIFIGFVVWFLEHPKNRDFQGPPHHQIGTSFWFSFSTMFFIHRELVLSNLARFVVIVWCFVVLILTQSYTASLTSILTVQQLQPTVTDVNTLIKNGDKVGYLRRSFIYGILKQVGFQDDKLRAYYSREELHKLLQDGNENGGISAAFDETPYMKLFVATYCSKYTIVEPTFKLTFKTAGFAFVFQEGSLLTRDFSDALTQVHEGDKMKAIEEKWFKKNESCSNSDTVGSSNTLGLDSFWGLFIVAGVVSSLAILIFIAMFLYEHGHILIRADTEASFWTRIHEILKVYYGKDLTLDISRKSTLQDSDHGIAAAESSPNSRYPPRSSSSSLDPTGLHIGYQELVGTPNSSVHGGDLSPNGQATQDSSTHEYGIELTSSPNGERQN, via the exons ATGAATTCCAGACCGTCCAAGAGAGAGTATTCAAACATGACAAAAAACCCTATGATCGAACCcgtctttcttttcttccttttctttaagATTTTCTTCGTCGGGGCACAAAACACAACATTAATCCCAGTACATGTGGGAGTGGTTCTTGACTTGGACACCGGGTATGGGAAAGTGGGGATGAGCTGCATTGACATGGCCCTCGCCGACTTCTACGCCTCTCATGCAGGCTACAAAACCAGGCTGGTCCTACACAAAAGGGACTCCGCAGAAGATGTTGTTGTTGCAGCTACTGCAG CTATAGACTTGATAAAAAATGAGAAAGTGCAAGCCATCATAGGGTTAGAATCATCAATGCAAGCCAGCTTTGTAATTGAGCTTGGAGACAAAGCTCAGGTGCCCATAATATCATTTTCCGCAACAAGCCCTTCTCTTCACGGTTCATACTTTTTCCGAATTGCGCAGAATGACTCATCCCAAGTTAAAGCCATTAGTAGTGTCATCCAGGCCTTTGGTTGGACTGAAGCAGTGCCCATCAGTGTTGACAATGAGTTCGGAAAGGGAGTAATACCTTACCTGACTACTGCTTTGCAAGGAGTTGGTACTCGTGTGCCCTACTGGAGTTTCATTCCTTCAACTGCCACGGATGAGGAAATTGTTGCAGAGCTTCGCAAGTTGATGTCAATGCGAACCAGGGTCTTCATAGTGCATATGTCACCTTATATTGGCTCTCAGTTTTTCTCAAAAGCAAAAGACTTTGGCATGATGGGTGAAGGCTATGTTTGGATAATGACAAATGGGATGACTAACAGTTTTATTTCCTCGAGTTCTTCTGTCGACATAGACAACATGCAAGGGGTGTTGGGTTTAAAGACTTATGTTCCCATTACAAGGGAGCTTGAAAGTTTTAGAGCTAGATGGCAAACAAAATTTCGACAAGACAATCCAACTATCCCTAGTGTTAAATTAGATATTTTTGGATTGTGGGCGTATGATGCTGCTTGGGCACTAGCCATGGCAGTTGAGAAGGTTGGAACAACAAACTTCCACTTCCAGAAGATGAAAGATTTTGGCAATTCCACTGGTTTGGAGAGATTAGAGGTCTCTCAAAGTGGTCCTGAACTTGTCCGAGAATTATCAGGTACAAGATTCAGAGGTATTTCAGGATATTTCTGTTTGATTAATAGGCAACTACAATCATCTACTTTTCAGATAGTCAATGTGAACGATAATGGGGAAAGAGGTATTGGATATTGGACAGCCAAAAATGGACTCGTAAGAAACATTAAATCGAACAGAAATACAAGCAGACACTCTAATTCTAATGCCAGTCTTGGACCTATTATATGGCCTGGAGACACCACCTCGGTTCCAAGGGGTTGGCAGATTAGTACGAATGGGACCTTAAAGGTTCTAGTCCCGGCGAAGCTAATGTATGATGAATTGGTAAATGTAACGTATGATTCTAGAACTGGCACAACTAAAGTCACTGGATATTGCATAGATGTCTTTACCGCTGTAATAGAGGCATTACCATACCCAGCTCCTTTTGAGTTTTGTCCCTTTGCAAAGCCTAATGGTGAAAGAGCTGGAAGTTACAATGATATGTTCAATCAAGTAGCTCTCGGG AAATATGATGCTTTAGTTGGAGATATTACCATTAGAGCAAATAGATCCTTGTATGTTGACTTTACATTGCCGTACACAGAAGCGGGGGTATCAATGGTTGTGCCTGTCAAAGGAAACAATGGTGCGAAAAACACATGGGTGTTCTTGAAGCCTTTGACCTGGGACCTTTGGGTAACCAGCTGctgcttttttattttcattggtTTTGTGGTCTGGTTTCTTGAACACCCAAAAAACAGAGACTTTCAGGGGCCTCCACATCACCAAATTGGCACAAGCTTTTGGTTCTCCTTCTCAACCATGTTTTTCATACATC GGGAGCTAGTGCTGAGCAACTTGGCTAGATTTGTAGTGATCGTATGGTGCTTTGTTGTTCTCATACTAACGCAAAGTTATACTGCCAGTTTAACGTCAATATTAACAGTCCAGCAGCTCCAACCAACCGTCACTGATGTAAACACGCTCATTAAGAATGGGGACAAGGTTGGCTACCTACGACGTTCTTTTATTTACGGGATTCTGAAGCAAGTAGGATTTCAGGATGATAAACTTAGGGCCTATTATTCTAGAGAAGAATTGCATAAACTTCTTCAAGACGGGAATGAAAACGGAGGTATTTCTGCTGCTTTTGATGAAACGCCCTACATGAAACTTTTTGTTGCAACTTATTGTTCAAAATATACCATTGTCGAGCCAACATTCAAGTTAACATTCAAAACTGCTGGTTTTGCATTT GTCTTTCAAGAAGGTTCGCTTCTCACGCGTGATTTTTCAGATGCACTCACTCAAGTGCACGAGGGAGATAAAATGAAGGCCATCGAAGAAAAGTGGTTcaagaaaaatgaaagttgtTCAAACTCCGACACCGTGGGAAGTTCCAACACTCTTGGTCTTGATagcttttggggccttttcATCGTTGCTGGTGTTGTTTCATCACTAGCTATCCTCATATTTATAGCTATGTTCCTCTATGAGCATGGCCACATCTTGATACGCGCAGATACAGAAGCCTCATTTTGGACAAGAATTCATGAAATATTAAAAGTATATTATGGAAAAGACTTGACTTTGGATATTTCTAGGAAGAGCACGCTGCAAGATAGTGATCATGGTATAGCTGCGGCTGAATCTTCACCAAACAGCAGATATCCCCCAAGGTCATCATCAAGCTCTCTCGACCCCACTGGACTGCACATTGGTTATCAAGAGCTGGTGGGAACTCCTAATTCTTCTGTGCATGGTGGTGATCTGAGTCCCAATGGTCAAGCAACCCAAGACAGTAGTACTCATGAATATGGTATTGAGTTAACTTCCTCCCCAAATGGTGAGCGACAGAACTAA
- the LOC126603741 gene encoding glutamate receptor 2.8-like isoform X5 has translation MQASFVIELGDKAQVPIISFSATSPSLHGSYFFRIAQNDSSQVKAISSVIQAFGWTEAVPISVDNEFGKGVIPYLTTALQGVGTRVPYWSFIPSTATDEEIVAELRKLMSMRTRVFIVHMSPYIGSQFFSKAKDFGMMGEGYVWIMTNGMTNSFISSSSSVDIDNMQGVLGLKTYVPITRELESFRARWQTKFRQDNPTIPSVKLDIFGLWAYDAAWALAMAVEKVGTTNFHFQKMKDFGNSTGLERLEVSQSGPELVRELSGTRFRGISGYFCLINRQLQSSTFQIVNVNDNGERGIGYWTAKNGLVRNIKSNRNTSRHSNSNASLGPIIWPGDTTSVPRGWQISTNGTLKVLVPAKLMYDELVNVTYDSRTGTTKVTGYCIDVFTAVIEALPYPAPFEFCPFAKPNGERAGSYNDMFNQVALGKYDALVGDITIRANRSLYVDFTLPYTEAGVSMVVPVKGNNGAKNTWVFLKPLTWDLWVTSCCFFIFIGFVVWFLEHPKNRDFQGPPHHQIGTSFWFSFSTMFFIHRELVLSNLARFVVIVWCFVVLILTQSYTASLTSILTVQQLQPTVTDVNTLIKNGDKVGYLRRSFIYGILKQVGFQDDKLRAYYSREELHKLLQDGNENGGISAAFDETPYMKLFVATYCSKYTIVEPTFKLTFKTAGFAFVFQEGSLLTRDFSDALTQVHEGDKMKAIEEKWFKKNESCSNSDTVGSSNTLGLDSFWGLFIVAGVVSSLAILIFIAMFLYEHGHILIRADTEASFWTRIHEILKVYYGKDLTLDISRKSTLQDSDHGIAAAESSPNSRYPPRSSSSSLDPTGLHIGYQELVGTPNSSVHGGDLSPNGQATQDSSTHEYGIELTSSPNGERQN, from the exons ATGCAAGCCAGCTTTGTAATTGAGCTTGGAGACAAAGCTCAGGTGCCCATAATATCATTTTCCGCAACAAGCCCTTCTCTTCACGGTTCATACTTTTTCCGAATTGCGCAGAATGACTCATCCCAAGTTAAAGCCATTAGTAGTGTCATCCAGGCCTTTGGTTGGACTGAAGCAGTGCCCATCAGTGTTGACAATGAGTTCGGAAAGGGAGTAATACCTTACCTGACTACTGCTTTGCAAGGAGTTGGTACTCGTGTGCCCTACTGGAGTTTCATTCCTTCAACTGCCACGGATGAGGAAATTGTTGCAGAGCTTCGCAAGTTGATGTCAATGCGAACCAGGGTCTTCATAGTGCATATGTCACCTTATATTGGCTCTCAGTTTTTCTCAAAAGCAAAAGACTTTGGCATGATGGGTGAAGGCTATGTTTGGATAATGACAAATGGGATGACTAACAGTTTTATTTCCTCGAGTTCTTCTGTCGACATAGACAACATGCAAGGGGTGTTGGGTTTAAAGACTTATGTTCCCATTACAAGGGAGCTTGAAAGTTTTAGAGCTAGATGGCAAACAAAATTTCGACAAGACAATCCAACTATCCCTAGTGTTAAATTAGATATTTTTGGATTGTGGGCGTATGATGCTGCTTGGGCACTAGCCATGGCAGTTGAGAAGGTTGGAACAACAAACTTCCACTTCCAGAAGATGAAAGATTTTGGCAATTCCACTGGTTTGGAGAGATTAGAGGTCTCTCAAAGTGGTCCTGAACTTGTCCGAGAATTATCAGGTACAAGATTCAGAGGTATTTCAGGATATTTCTGTTTGATTAATAGGCAACTACAATCATCTACTTTTCAGATAGTCAATGTGAACGATAATGGGGAAAGAGGTATTGGATATTGGACAGCCAAAAATGGACTCGTAAGAAACATTAAATCGAACAGAAATACAAGCAGACACTCTAATTCTAATGCCAGTCTTGGACCTATTATATGGCCTGGAGACACCACCTCGGTTCCAAGGGGTTGGCAGATTAGTACGAATGGGACCTTAAAGGTTCTAGTCCCGGCGAAGCTAATGTATGATGAATTGGTAAATGTAACGTATGATTCTAGAACTGGCACAACTAAAGTCACTGGATATTGCATAGATGTCTTTACCGCTGTAATAGAGGCATTACCATACCCAGCTCCTTTTGAGTTTTGTCCCTTTGCAAAGCCTAATGGTGAAAGAGCTGGAAGTTACAATGATATGTTCAATCAAGTAGCTCTCGGG AAATATGATGCTTTAGTTGGAGATATTACCATTAGAGCAAATAGATCCTTGTATGTTGACTTTACATTGCCGTACACAGAAGCGGGGGTATCAATGGTTGTGCCTGTCAAAGGAAACAATGGTGCGAAAAACACATGGGTGTTCTTGAAGCCTTTGACCTGGGACCTTTGGGTAACCAGCTGctgcttttttattttcattggtTTTGTGGTCTGGTTTCTTGAACACCCAAAAAACAGAGACTTTCAGGGGCCTCCACATCACCAAATTGGCACAAGCTTTTGGTTCTCCTTCTCAACCATGTTTTTCATACATC GGGAGCTAGTGCTGAGCAACTTGGCTAGATTTGTAGTGATCGTATGGTGCTTTGTTGTTCTCATACTAACGCAAAGTTATACTGCCAGTTTAACGTCAATATTAACAGTCCAGCAGCTCCAACCAACCGTCACTGATGTAAACACGCTCATTAAGAATGGGGACAAGGTTGGCTACCTACGACGTTCTTTTATTTACGGGATTCTGAAGCAAGTAGGATTTCAGGATGATAAACTTAGGGCCTATTATTCTAGAGAAGAATTGCATAAACTTCTTCAAGACGGGAATGAAAACGGAGGTATTTCTGCTGCTTTTGATGAAACGCCCTACATGAAACTTTTTGTTGCAACTTATTGTTCAAAATATACCATTGTCGAGCCAACATTCAAGTTAACATTCAAAACTGCTGGTTTTGCATTT GTCTTTCAAGAAGGTTCGCTTCTCACGCGTGATTTTTCAGATGCACTCACTCAAGTGCACGAGGGAGATAAAATGAAGGCCATCGAAGAAAAGTGGTTcaagaaaaatgaaagttgtTCAAACTCCGACACCGTGGGAAGTTCCAACACTCTTGGTCTTGATagcttttggggccttttcATCGTTGCTGGTGTTGTTTCATCACTAGCTATCCTCATATTTATAGCTATGTTCCTCTATGAGCATGGCCACATCTTGATACGCGCAGATACAGAAGCCTCATTTTGGACAAGAATTCATGAAATATTAAAAGTATATTATGGAAAAGACTTGACTTTGGATATTTCTAGGAAGAGCACGCTGCAAGATAGTGATCATGGTATAGCTGCGGCTGAATCTTCACCAAACAGCAGATATCCCCCAAGGTCATCATCAAGCTCTCTCGACCCCACTGGACTGCACATTGGTTATCAAGAGCTGGTGGGAACTCCTAATTCTTCTGTGCATGGTGGTGATCTGAGTCCCAATGGTCAAGCAACCCAAGACAGTAGTACTCATGAATATGGTATTGAGTTAACTTCCTCCCCAAATGGTGAGCGACAGAACTAA